One part of the Sphingobacterium sp. LZ7M1 genome encodes these proteins:
- a CDS encoding triple tyrosine motif-containing protein, whose amino-acid sequence MNYCFRFLFLILLFISLDSFAQGTISKPQIFNYTSSIYKGGLQNWCVAQDSKGVMYFGNNEGLLSFDGRNWRIHPLPNATVVRSVAIDKNDRIYVGGQDELGYFEGDDKGMLVFHSLKEKLQESERFFSDVWHTEILGDDIFFHTSLYIFRLSHDKMVVDRAKSSWQFLGQVKGDMYAYEAEMGLMRYENGIWKSILKSTDIASDVITDIVSYNADTLLISTLRNGLYTYINGQLAPKIIKGYTNLNSYRISCLQDLENDRYAIGTNSGGLFIINASGDVMQHYVYKGGLQTNHIRAIFTDKNSNLWLATDDGIDYITINSSVGYIQPDQNTTVSAYSHLIYGGRLFIGTSNGLYATDLLNGNRGKDIGMSQAHFKKIAHSDGQVWSLNEFNGRLLMAHEDGSFEIKGDQANAIYRSIGTWLHKATTRVLPFERLIAGTYAGLWLIGFDGNNFNELGHINKSNESLRFIHYDDNANAVWVSHPYRGVSKLWLSKDFKEVVKEKSYTLPEAESSILHNYLFFIKNKVIVCNPNYIYEYDEKADQFVKSADFAALNGLPIQYMKEDKFGNIWFVSNKRLSVLDYSKSSKQHPFILNHFPMLNGKILGGFESVYVHDLENVFINGQKGGILLDYKGYLEKAIKPNVLLRLIKISNQAKEEQVLYGGNGSTAAEDRKIPNAFNTVHFEFSSTNYEQQEQVEYSYLLDGLETKWSSWSNKGEKEYTNLGPGDYVFKVKSRNGVGNESEEATIAFTVAPPWYLHPFMYVLYAIFFISFPFWILAMQRKKLRRVHQQELQLTQLEIEKKEKEVIKLRNQNLEAEIGYMDKELANLTMNIIQRGEALGKIKEGINRSMEGIKDAELKSNFKQLTRIIRSAEQTNDDWEKFNIHFNHANENFFLRLKKEHPDLTQKELQLCAFLRMNLSSKEIAQLMHVTAKAVEVSRYRLRKKLKIDPEINLYNYLLEFAKPETPN is encoded by the coding sequence ATGAACTATTGCTTTAGATTTCTATTTCTGATATTATTATTTATTTCACTGGATAGTTTTGCGCAGGGCACCATTTCTAAACCACAGATATTCAATTATACAAGCAGCATCTATAAGGGGGGATTGCAGAATTGGTGTGTGGCCCAAGATTCCAAAGGGGTCATGTATTTTGGGAACAATGAAGGTTTACTATCCTTTGATGGCAGAAACTGGCGGATTCACCCACTTCCAAATGCCACTGTGGTTCGCTCGGTGGCCATTGACAAGAATGACCGGATATATGTAGGTGGACAGGATGAACTTGGGTATTTTGAAGGTGATGATAAAGGCATGTTGGTCTTCCATTCCCTGAAAGAGAAGCTACAGGAATCTGAGCGGTTTTTCTCTGATGTTTGGCATACGGAAATATTGGGAGATGACATCTTCTTCCATACCTCCCTGTATATCTTTAGACTCAGTCATGATAAGATGGTGGTGGACCGGGCCAAGAGCAGCTGGCAGTTCTTGGGACAGGTGAAGGGTGATATGTATGCGTATGAAGCCGAAATGGGCTTGATGCGGTATGAAAATGGCATCTGGAAATCCATATTAAAATCTACGGACATCGCCTCTGATGTGATTACGGATATCGTCAGTTATAATGCAGACACCCTACTCATCTCTACCCTTCGGAACGGTCTGTATACCTATATCAATGGACAGCTTGCCCCTAAAATTATTAAAGGCTATACCAATCTCAATTCCTATCGCATTTCTTGTCTGCAAGATCTTGAGAATGACCGATATGCAATAGGCACCAATTCTGGAGGATTATTTATCATCAATGCCTCTGGGGATGTGATGCAACATTACGTCTACAAGGGCGGTCTGCAGACCAACCATATACGAGCTATATTTACCGATAAAAACTCCAATCTATGGCTAGCAACCGATGATGGCATAGACTATATCACCATCAACAGCAGTGTCGGGTATATACAGCCGGATCAAAACACAACAGTCAGCGCGTATTCGCACCTAATTTATGGGGGCCGACTGTTTATAGGAACGTCAAATGGCCTTTATGCGACCGATTTGCTCAATGGCAATAGAGGTAAGGATATTGGAATGTCTCAAGCTCATTTCAAAAAGATAGCACATAGCGATGGACAGGTGTGGTCTTTAAATGAATTCAATGGCAGACTTTTGATGGCACATGAGGACGGAAGTTTTGAGATCAAGGGCGATCAGGCGAATGCGATCTATAGATCCATCGGGACATGGCTTCACAAAGCCACCACGCGGGTCCTGCCGTTTGAGCGATTGATAGCGGGTACTTATGCAGGTTTATGGTTGATTGGCTTTGATGGCAATAATTTTAATGAGTTGGGCCATATCAACAAGTCCAATGAATCGCTGCGATTCATTCATTATGATGATAATGCAAATGCCGTTTGGGTGTCCCACCCCTATCGTGGAGTGTCGAAGCTTTGGTTGTCGAAAGACTTCAAGGAGGTCGTCAAGGAAAAATCATATACCCTGCCTGAGGCAGAGTCTTCTATCCTCCACAACTATCTGTTCTTTATCAAGAACAAGGTGATTGTCTGTAATCCCAACTATATCTATGAATATGACGAAAAGGCCGATCAATTTGTAAAATCAGCAGATTTTGCGGCATTAAATGGTCTGCCGATTCAGTACATGAAGGAAGACAAGTTTGGCAATATCTGGTTCGTCAGCAATAAACGATTGAGCGTCCTGGATTATTCAAAAAGCAGTAAGCAGCATCCATTCATTCTCAATCATTTTCCGATGTTGAATGGAAAGATATTGGGAGGATTTGAGTCCGTGTATGTACATGATCTAGAGAATGTCTTTATCAATGGACAGAAGGGCGGGATTCTCCTAGACTATAAAGGTTATCTGGAGAAGGCCATCAAACCCAATGTATTGCTTCGGTTGATCAAGATATCGAATCAGGCCAAAGAGGAACAGGTCCTATATGGAGGTAATGGTAGCACTGCGGCTGAAGACCGGAAAATCCCCAATGCTTTCAATACCGTTCATTTTGAATTTAGTTCAACAAATTATGAGCAGCAGGAGCAGGTAGAATACAGTTACCTGTTGGATGGATTGGAGACAAAATGGTCCTCTTGGAGCAACAAAGGAGAAAAGGAATACACGAATCTAGGGCCAGGAGACTATGTCTTCAAGGTCAAGTCCCGCAATGGAGTAGGAAATGAATCTGAAGAAGCTACAATTGCCTTTACAGTTGCTCCACCTTGGTACCTACATCCCTTCATGTATGTGCTGTATGCCATATTCTTTATCTCCTTCCCTTTCTGGATTTTGGCCATGCAGCGCAAAAAACTGAGAAGGGTCCATCAGCAGGAGCTTCAGCTTACCCAATTGGAAATCGAGAAAAAAGAAAAGGAAGTCATCAAGTTACGCAATCAAAACCTAGAGGCGGAAATAGGTTATATGGACAAGGAATTGGCCAATTTAACCATGAACATTATTCAGCGCGGTGAGGCCCTTGGAAAGATTAAGGAAGGGATAAACCGATCCATGGAAGGCATAAAAGATGCGGAACTCAAGAGCAATTTCAAGCAATTGACCCGGATCATCCGATCGGCAGAACAAACCAATGATGATTGGGAGAAATTCAATATTCACTTCAATCATGCCAATGAAAACTTCTTTTTGCGCTTGAAGAAAGAGCATCCCGACCTGACCCAAAAAGAGCTGCAGCTATGTGCATTCCTAAGGATGAACCTGTCCTCAAAAGAAATTGCGCAGTTGATGCATGTTACAGCCAAGGCTGTTGAAGTAAGTCGGTATAGGCTTAGAAAAAAACTGAAGATAGACCCAGAAATCAACCTTTATAACTACCTATTGGAGTTTGCAAAACCTGAGACACCAAATTAA
- a CDS encoding family 16 glycosylhydrolase, translating into MRIFQIKWTQSVTWAMSLFTLLGMVSCEKETTITENQVEEFKATARAATYSLVWSDEFNYSGQPNSQKWSHVIWNPGQVNNEKQAYTNRLENTRVENGNLIIEARRDWGNGHEYTSGRLNSKAGWTYGRMEARIKIPSGWGTWPAFWLYPNDETKYGWNNTTNYWWPNCGEIDILEHVGKDQNNIHGSVHSRDYYFRIGNQRTGKTYVGDATSNYHVYAVEWSPDRIDFFVDNNKYYTVHNDYSGWGSWPFNHDFHIILNLAVGGDWGGDPDPNIWPRRMEVDYVRVYKMENSSVIGRTISLKGSNNLYVTGQDGKSPIFCNKPNAQAWEQFTVVDAGNGKVGLRSMNKYLSSENGLKPMTCDRENMGDWEKFTWEVMPDGRVALKGNNGKYVSSENGLKAMTCERDYPQAWETFAYN; encoded by the coding sequence ATGAGAATCTTTCAAATTAAATGGACACAGAGCGTCACTTGGGCTATGTCCCTCTTTACATTGCTCGGAATGGTTTCCTGCGAAAAGGAGACTACAATCACTGAAAACCAAGTCGAAGAATTTAAGGCAACTGCACGCGCAGCTACCTACAGCTTGGTATGGTCTGATGAGTTCAATTACTCTGGCCAACCCAACAGTCAGAAATGGAGCCACGTCATTTGGAATCCAGGACAGGTAAACAACGAGAAACAGGCTTATACCAATAGGCTTGAAAACACGCGTGTTGAGAATGGAAACCTGATCATTGAAGCGAGAAGGGATTGGGGGAATGGACATGAGTACACTTCAGGCCGCTTAAACTCTAAAGCTGGCTGGACCTACGGCAGGATGGAAGCTCGCATTAAAATTCCTTCAGGTTGGGGAACATGGCCAGCTTTTTGGCTTTATCCAAATGATGAAACTAAATATGGCTGGAACAATACGACCAATTACTGGTGGCCAAACTGTGGTGAAATTGACATCTTGGAGCATGTGGGCAAGGACCAGAACAATATCCATGGTTCTGTGCATAGCCGGGATTATTATTTCAGGATTGGCAACCAGCGCACCGGAAAAACCTATGTGGGCGATGCGACCTCGAACTATCACGTATATGCCGTCGAGTGGTCTCCTGACCGCATCGACTTCTTTGTCGACAACAATAAATACTATACGGTACATAACGACTATTCGGGTTGGGGTTCTTGGCCATTCAACCACGATTTCCACATCATCCTGAATCTAGCGGTAGGCGGAGATTGGGGAGGTGATCCAGATCCAAATATCTGGCCTAGAAGAATGGAAGTAGATTATGTCCGTGTTTATAAGATGGAAAACAGCTCTGTCATCGGGCGTACAATCAGCTTGAAAGGAAGCAATAATCTTTATGTAACTGGTCAGGACGGTAAAAGCCCTATTTTCTGTAATAAGCCAAATGCACAGGCATGGGAGCAATTTACCGTGGTTGACGCCGGAAATGGAAAGGTTGGCCTACGGAGCATGAATAAGTATCTCTCTTCCGAAAACGGTCTTAAGCCCATGACTTGTGACCGAGAAAACATGGGGGACTGGGAAAAGTTCACCTGGGAGGTCATGCCTGATGGAAGGGTCGCATTAAAGGGAAATAATGGTAAATATGTTTCCTCAGAGAATGGACTTAAGGCAATGACCTGCGAACGAGATTATCCCCAAGCATGGGAAACCTTTGCATATAATTAG
- a CDS encoding type II toxin-antitoxin system YafQ family toxin, protein MYRLELTKKFKKDIKNAKKRGLNLLLLDEVVTQLVEKGSLKPKYKPHKLIGNYKGFWECHIQNDWLLIWKQDETIKLISLTRTGSHSDLF, encoded by the coding sequence ATGTACCGGCTTGAGCTTACCAAAAAATTTAAAAAAGATATTAAAAATGCTAAGAAGCGTGGCCTAAACTTGCTACTCCTTGATGAAGTCGTCACCCAATTAGTTGAAAAAGGTTCCCTCAAGCCAAAATACAAACCTCACAAGCTGATAGGCAACTATAAAGGTTTTTGGGAGTGTCATATTCAGAACGACTGGCTTTTGATCTGGAAACAGGATGAAACTATCAAATTAATTTCATTAACAAGAACTGGATCACATAGTGATTTGTTTTAA
- a CDS encoding hybrid sensor histidine kinase/response regulator transcription factor — MYKFLTFFSILCLCYIHVSRVSSQTKTRIKFSQLSIEDGLSSSAIEAIVQDRDGFIWFGTEDGLNRYDGYQFRIYKNNYKDPQSLSDNFINDLYLDRQGRLWVSSSNGLNLYNPLDDTFTPYFFNSTKVGNNIHGLVEDQAGTLWVSSNEGLFIHSKKEHKFQGYIPEHADLKNGPKNQFGVLFVDNKNRLWIGTREHGLYLKASNGSISRAEQTYPLLAKIKEAQVIQEDRHGNIWIGTSGQGVFKIQAGNQRVHQYVHDPLDNRSISSNVIKSLEVDQQNQVWVGTENGGLNLYLEREDRFHHYENPLRSLNGVSQKTISSIFEDRQGNIWLGTHRSGINYFNPLMDNFEFYGDGIPFRDLSYKDVKSFFEDSDGTILIGTDGAGLNSWDRKTDRFRYYRHSPTNANSIGSNAILHIMKDREGNLWVSTWGGGLNLFDRKTGKFKRFMHEDGNVQSISSNYVWRVFEDSKGNLWVATSYGGLNLFNPQKSSFKKVNWTNHNNPKIGTEQSYYSIEEDAQGRLWLGADGGILHCYDPKTQNLKEYNFAEIPNYPASTNAVRVIYRDSKNRLWFGQEGLFQYDQATDRMVPEFPESTLRDEAIQGILEDDRGNLWISSKNGLFRYHLQTKDIKHFNLNDGLQGMEFGPNTALKTSSGELLFGGYNGFNVLDPGHIETNLVAPDIYFTDFQISHKSQKPHQEHSPLTQQIAATDEITLAHDQATFTIAYTALNFIASPKNQFAYKMLGLDKDWNYVKDVRSVTYTNLSPGDYIFMVKAANNDGVWNETGKGIKISILPPFWQRWWFKVIIVSLALGIASFYLLLYRNLEIRKLKSLQQEEIHDVQSQFFTNISHEFRAPLTLIMGALENIRNNQHLEKSHRLMERNAERLSGLINEVMDFQKIESGLRTLQVSLSNMNVLLSDIAEDFAELALQRNMKLQLELPQIQKIAYCDRKVIEKIMLNLLDNAFKFSPDQSTVRFSLLSSLKYHQTGLDHLLQINQALPNVHYCHILVADQGIGIHKEASKGLFERFYRISNEHMGSGIGLAFVKSLVSHHRGYINVYSRKDVGTEIIVSIPYRRSEYRSDEISYQDSPGLKGYEGQLATKQEDLSINVNEPQKHLPHAERILLIDDDRELRTFVKENLEQDYEILEAENGEQALEMMEDQLPGLIISDLMMPKMDGMAFCQTLKDTPAYSHIPIIMLTAKEETATRLEGLAHGANVYLTKPFSMQLLRLTIANLFMLGKNQKERHILDFQHSAASVVQQKREEVFMHTLMAILEKHLDDPNLKVEVLSREMGMSQSKFYKKIKEITGNNISEYVRKVRMDRARQILLSEDTTITQVMYRVGISSSSYFTSAFKKEFGETPSEYLKGVKG; from the coding sequence ATGTACAAGTTCCTTACCTTTTTTTCTATCCTATGTCTGTGTTATATTCACGTATCGAGGGTTAGTTCGCAAACCAAGACTAGGATAAAGTTTAGCCAGCTGAGTATTGAGGATGGGCTTTCCAGTAGCGCCATTGAGGCTATCGTGCAGGATAGAGATGGATTTATCTGGTTTGGAACAGAGGATGGTCTAAACCGGTATGATGGATATCAATTCCGGATATATAAGAACAACTATAAAGACCCACAAAGCTTAAGCGACAATTTCATCAATGATCTGTACCTTGACCGACAAGGTCGGCTGTGGGTTTCGAGTTCCAATGGTTTAAACCTTTACAACCCCTTGGACGATACCTTTACACCTTATTTCTTTAATTCGACGAAGGTCGGTAACAATATCCATGGGCTGGTTGAAGATCAAGCAGGCACGCTCTGGGTATCCAGTAATGAAGGTCTGTTTATTCATTCCAAAAAGGAGCATAAATTCCAGGGGTATATACCCGAACATGCAGACCTCAAAAACGGTCCCAAGAATCAATTTGGGGTCCTTTTCGTGGATAATAAAAATAGGCTATGGATTGGTACGCGGGAGCATGGTCTATATCTGAAAGCCTCCAATGGCTCGATTAGCCGGGCTGAGCAGACTTACCCCTTATTGGCCAAGATCAAAGAAGCACAGGTCATCCAGGAAGACCGGCATGGAAATATCTGGATCGGAACTTCTGGTCAAGGCGTATTCAAAATACAGGCCGGCAATCAGCGTGTACATCAATATGTCCATGATCCATTGGACAACAGGAGCATCTCTAGCAATGTGATCAAAAGTTTGGAGGTGGATCAGCAAAACCAAGTGTGGGTCGGCACAGAAAACGGTGGTCTGAATCTATATCTAGAAAGGGAAGACAGGTTCCATCATTATGAGAATCCACTCAGAAGTCTAAATGGCGTATCCCAAAAAACCATTTCCTCAATCTTTGAGGATAGGCAGGGAAATATCTGGTTAGGGACCCATCGGTCTGGGATAAACTATTTCAATCCCTTGATGGACAATTTTGAGTTTTATGGAGATGGAATTCCATTTCGGGACTTGAGCTATAAGGATGTTAAGTCATTTTTTGAGGATAGCGACGGCACCATCCTCATAGGGACCGATGGGGCGGGCCTAAACAGTTGGGATAGGAAAACTGATCGGTTCCGCTATTACAGGCACAGTCCTACAAATGCAAACAGCATCGGTTCGAATGCAATCTTGCATATCATGAAAGACCGTGAAGGCAATTTATGGGTCAGTACTTGGGGCGGTGGCTTGAACTTGTTTGATCGAAAGACGGGTAAGTTCAAACGGTTTATGCATGAGGATGGCAATGTGCAATCCATCAGTTCCAACTACGTTTGGCGGGTATTTGAAGACAGTAAGGGCAATCTTTGGGTTGCCACCTCCTATGGCGGGCTAAATCTCTTTAACCCTCAAAAGAGCAGCTTCAAAAAGGTCAACTGGACAAACCATAATAACCCGAAGATAGGCACGGAACAGAGTTATTACAGCATAGAGGAGGATGCGCAGGGCAGGTTATGGCTAGGAGCCGATGGCGGGATCCTCCATTGCTATGATCCAAAGACCCAAAACCTAAAGGAATATAATTTCGCAGAGATTCCAAATTATCCTGCGTCCACCAATGCTGTAAGGGTAATTTATAGGGATAGCAAAAATAGGTTATGGTTTGGTCAGGAGGGTTTGTTTCAGTATGACCAAGCAACAGATCGAATGGTACCCGAGTTCCCTGAATCAACCTTGAGGGATGAAGCAATACAGGGAATCTTGGAGGACGATCGTGGAAATCTGTGGATCAGCAGTAAAAACGGCTTGTTCCGTTACCATCTGCAGACCAAGGATATCAAGCATTTCAATTTAAATGATGGCCTGCAAGGCATGGAATTCGGCCCTAATACCGCCCTTAAGACCAGTTCTGGGGAACTGCTTTTCGGAGGTTACAATGGATTCAATGTATTGGACCCAGGTCATATCGAAACCAACCTTGTTGCCCCAGATATTTATTTTACAGACTTTCAAATTTCGCATAAAAGCCAGAAACCCCATCAGGAACATTCTCCATTGACCCAACAGATAGCAGCAACGGATGAAATCACATTAGCCCACGATCAAGCAACTTTCACTATCGCCTATACGGCTTTGAACTTTATTGCTAGCCCTAAAAATCAATTTGCCTATAAGATGCTGGGCTTGGACAAGGATTGGAATTATGTAAAAGATGTCAGGTCCGTTACTTATACCAACCTCAGTCCGGGGGATTATATCTTTATGGTCAAGGCAGCGAACAATGACGGCGTATGGAATGAAACGGGGAAGGGTATCAAGATCAGTATCCTCCCTCCTTTTTGGCAGCGTTGGTGGTTCAAGGTGATAATCGTCAGCCTGGCACTGGGTATAGCCAGTTTCTACCTGCTCTTATACCGTAACCTGGAAATCCGTAAGCTCAAGAGCTTGCAGCAGGAAGAAATCCATGATGTACAATCGCAGTTCTTTACCAATATTTCCCATGAATTTAGGGCTCCTCTTACCCTGATCATGGGTGCATTGGAGAACATAAGGAACAACCAGCATTTAGAAAAAAGCCATCGCCTGATGGAAAGGAATGCAGAACGGCTTTCCGGTCTGATCAATGAAGTCATGGATTTCCAAAAGATTGAAAGTGGTTTGCGGACCTTGCAGGTAAGCCTGAGCAATATGAATGTCCTGCTGAGTGACATTGCCGAGGATTTTGCGGAATTGGCTTTGCAGCGAAACATGAAGCTGCAGCTCGAGCTACCGCAGATACAGAAAATCGCCTATTGCGATAGAAAAGTTATTGAAAAAATCATGCTCAATCTGCTGGACAATGCCTTTAAGTTTTCTCCTGACCAAAGTACGGTCAGGTTTTCACTGTTAAGCAGCCTCAAGTACCATCAGACCGGTTTGGACCATCTATTGCAGATCAACCAAGCCCTCCCCAATGTGCATTATTGCCATATCCTAGTTGCCGACCAAGGAATCGGCATCCACAAAGAGGCCTCCAAAGGACTTTTTGAGCGCTTTTACAGGATTTCAAATGAACATATGGGTTCCGGAATAGGGCTTGCTTTCGTCAAGAGCTTGGTGAGCCATCATCGCGGATATATCAATGTATATAGCCGAAAGGATGTCGGTACGGAAATCATTGTGAGTATTCCCTATCGGAGATCTGAATATCGTTCGGATGAGATTTCATATCAAGACAGTCCAGGACTGAAGGGGTATGAAGGGCAGCTTGCCACAAAGCAGGAAGACTTGAGCATTAATGTTAACGAACCTCAAAAGCATTTGCCTCATGCTGAGAGGATACTCTTGATTGATGATGACAGGGAACTGCGAACATTTGTCAAAGAGAACCTTGAGCAGGACTACGAAATATTGGAGGCTGAAAATGGTGAACAGGCATTGGAAATGATGGAAGATCAGCTACCCGGCCTGATCATAAGCGACCTGATGATGCCTAAAATGGATGGAATGGCGTTCTGTCAAACCTTGAAGGATACCCCAGCCTACAGCCATATCCCTATAATTATGCTGACGGCAAAGGAAGAGACAGCTACCCGGTTGGAAGGCCTAGCACATGGGGCGAATGTCTATCTGACCAAACCTTTCAGTATGCAATTGCTCAGGTTGACCATTGCGAATCTTTTTATGCTGGGAAAAAACCAGAAAGAAAGACATATTCTAGATTTCCAGCACTCTGCGGCATCCGTGGTTCAGCAAAAAAGAGAAGAGGTCTTCATGCATACGCTTATGGCTATTTTAGAAAAGCATCTGGACGACCCCAACCTCAAGGTGGAGGTTTTGAGTAGGGAAATGGGCATGAGCCAGTCAAAATTCTATAAAAAGATCAAGGAAATCACTGGAAATAATATCTCTGAATATGTGCGCAAGGTCCGGATGGACCGCGCTCGACAGATCCTGCTGAGCGAGGATACTACGATAACACAGGTGATGTATCGGGTAGGGATTTCCTCGTCTTCCTATTTTACTTCAGCGTTCAAGAAAGAATTTGGGGAGACTCCTTCAGAGTATTTGAAGGGTGTGAAGGGGTAA
- a CDS encoding PKD domain-containing protein — MSIQAKRKTHTAKGSSLKSLNLDIQYGSKEFDNHYKKTMKSVNIFVLNACFINTCPLFLHSCNNTEEDVEEVKAPKANFSCEVDKEAKFSVHFKNESQNYSYLSWDFGDKTGKSSEGNPTYTYKTVGIYKVTLTSTNAEGETDKKTIDVKNSSGTTNGSVSGHPVPIADIGTERKQIFYDDFTKDAEIGTWGEATDPEKSFTLANKASNVDWDAVYSYNAS, encoded by the coding sequence ATGTCAATTCAAGCAAAAAGAAAAACGCATACAGCAAAAGGTTCCAGCCTGAAATCACTCAATTTGGATATTCAATATGGATCCAAAGAATTTGATAACCATTATAAGAAAACAATGAAAAGTGTGAACATTTTTGTGCTGAACGCCTGCTTTATTAATACCTGTCCATTATTCCTTCATTCGTGTAACAACACAGAGGAGGATGTGGAAGAAGTAAAAGCACCGAAGGCTAATTTTTCATGTGAAGTAGATAAGGAAGCGAAGTTTTCGGTCCATTTCAAGAATGAATCCCAAAATTATAGCTACTTATCGTGGGACTTTGGCGACAAAACCGGAAAATCAAGTGAGGGAAACCCAACCTATACCTACAAAACTGTTGGAATCTATAAAGTAACGCTTACCAGTACCAATGCCGAAGGAGAAACCGACAAAAAAACCATCGATGTCAAAAACTCCTCCGGCACTACCAACGGCAGTGTATCTGGCCACCCTGTACCTATTGCTGATATAGGTACAGAGAGGAAACAGATATTCTATGATGATTTTACCAAGGATGCTGAAATAGGAACTTGGGGAGAAGCCACTGATCCAGAAAAATCGTTTACGTTGGCGAACAAGGCAAGCAATGTCGATTGGGATGCCGTTTATAGTTATAATGCTAGTTAA
- a CDS encoding FAD-binding dehydrogenase gives MSQSTTLIIGTGLSGLVAAYEITKAGKKVIMLDQENRNNLGGQAFWSFGGLFFIDSPEQRRLSVKDSFALARQDWMGSAAFDRPEDHWPRQWAEAYLKFAHQEKYAYVKGLGMRFFPIVGWAERGDGRSQGHGNSVPRFHITWGTGPGVVKPFAEHALEMEKKGLLEFKFRHQVNRMEVVSDDTIKLFGNQLQEDDAERGKASNREVIGSFEFEVNRVVIASGGIGANLEMVKKQWPERLGTAPERMVCGVPAYVDGKMLQAAEEANVRLINKDRMWHYTEGLENWAPIWPNHGIRILPGPSSIWLDAYGSRLPAPYYPGFDTLGTLKHIQGTGKSYSWFILNQSIIKKEFALSGSEQNPDLTNKDYKLIVKRLFGKKATAPVEAFKEHGKDFIVSDSIEDLVERMNKLSGENLLKLEDVRAIVEARDLELDNKFSKDFQVSYLQNTRRYFGDRIARTAKPHKILDPHHYPLIAVRLNILTRKTLGGIETNLNGQAFHHSGTCIPNLFAVGEAAGFGGGGMHGYNSLEGTFLGGCIFTGKMVGHYIANLPQDR, from the coding sequence ATGAGCCAATCCACTACCCTAATCATTGGAACTGGCCTTTCGGGTTTAGTTGCGGCCTATGAGATCACTAAAGCCGGCAAAAAGGTCATTATGTTGGATCAAGAGAACAGGAATAACTTGGGCGGTCAAGCTTTTTGGTCTTTCGGTGGTCTGTTTTTTATCGATTCGCCGGAACAAAGAAGGCTATCGGTAAAGGATTCCTTTGCATTGGCAAGGCAGGACTGGATGGGGAGTGCAGCATTTGATAGGCCGGAGGACCATTGGCCAAGGCAATGGGCAGAGGCTTACCTGAAATTTGCCCATCAGGAAAAGTATGCCTATGTCAAGGGCTTGGGGATGCGGTTCTTCCCGATTGTGGGCTGGGCTGAAAGAGGAGATGGTCGGTCACAGGGACATGGGAATTCGGTTCCTCGATTCCATATCACCTGGGGAACAGGTCCTGGAGTAGTGAAGCCTTTTGCGGAACATGCCCTAGAAATGGAGAAGAAAGGTTTATTGGAGTTTAAGTTTAGGCATCAGGTAAACAGAATGGAGGTGGTTTCTGATGATACGATCAAGCTGTTCGGCAATCAATTGCAGGAGGATGATGCAGAAAGAGGGAAGGCAAGCAATAGAGAGGTTATCGGCTCCTTTGAGTTTGAGGTAAACAGGGTGGTTATTGCCAGTGGTGGAATCGGGGCGAATCTGGAGATGGTGAAGAAGCAATGGCCAGAGAGGTTGGGCACCGCTCCGGAAAGGATGGTCTGTGGCGTGCCGGCCTATGTGGATGGCAAGATGTTGCAAGCAGCAGAAGAAGCCAACGTACGATTGATCAACAAGGACCGGATGTGGCATTATACGGAAGGTCTGGAAAACTGGGCGCCCATCTGGCCTAATCATGGTATCCGTATCCTTCCGGGGCCTTCATCGATTTGGTTGGATGCCTATGGAAGCCGATTGCCGGCGCCATATTATCCGGGATTCGATACACTGGGAACACTTAAACATATACAAGGAACAGGGAAAAGCTATTCCTGGTTTATATTGAACCAAAGTATTATCAAAAAGGAATTTGCACTTTCAGGATCGGAACAAAACCCAGACCTGACCAATAAAGACTATAAACTGATCGTGAAGAGGCTCTTTGGGAAAAAAGCGACCGCGCCCGTGGAAGCATTTAAGGAGCATGGGAAGGATTTTATTGTATCAGATTCCATCGAAGACCTTGTGGAGCGCATGAACAAGCTCAGTGGTGAAAACCTCTTGAAGCTGGAAGATGTGCGTGCTATCGTGGAAGCGCGGGATTTGGAATTGGACAATAAGTTCAGCAAGGATTTTCAGGTCAGCTACCTACAGAATACCCGACGTTACTTTGGCGACAGGATCGCGCGAACGGCAAAACCCCATAAGATATTAGATCCCCATCATTACCCTTTGATTGCCGTACGGTTGAACATCCTGACCCGAAAAACCCTTGGTGGGATAGAAACCAACCTAAATGGTCAGGCCTTTCATCATTCTGGAACCTGCATTCCAAACCTATTTGCGGTAGGAGAAGCCGCTGGATTTGGTGGTGGTGGGATGCATGGTTACAATTCCCTGGAAGGTACATTTTTGGGCGGTTGTATTTTCACGGGAAAGATGGTTGGGCACTACATTGCTAACTTGCCTCAGGATAGGTAA